TGCGATCGCTGATCTGCGGAGCCCCCGGAGCCTGGCTCGCCAGGATCGCGACACGGACTCCCCGCATCCGCGCCACCGCCGCCGCATCGGCGACGTCGGGATGATGAAGCCGCGGCGAGCGGATTCGATCCCTGATCACGCCCTCTCGGGCCGTCAGCTCGGTGATCAGGTCATCGTCGATTCGGCTCTCGTCGCGCACCCGCTCCAGCAGTCCCTCCACCTCTCGCGTGATCTCCGCGAGCTCCTGGCGGTACTGCTCCGCGGCCGCTCGGGCCGCAGCCCCTCTCCGCACGCTCTCTGCCGCCTTGGAGCGGTGCGCGCGTTCACGCGCGACCATGGCACGCAGCGTCAGTCGCCAGATCACCCCGAGGATACCGACCATGACCGGGATGCTTATCATCGCGCCGATGCCATCACTCGGCTGGTCCGTCGCGACACCCCAGCCGACGACGAGCGCGATCTGCGCACCGAGTCCTGCTCCGCCGATCGCGGGGTTGCCCCGTCCGATCTCCAACGCGACGAGGTAGGAAGCGAAGAAGACCACCCAGATCTCACCGGCGTGGTCGATGACCGACAGCATCAGGGCGGTGGCCACCAGGGTCGCCGCCGGAACTGCCCACGCCCGCCATCCCTGCAGTGGTGCGTCGCTGCGATGCGTGATGATGATCGATCCCACGAGGAGCACGGCGAGCGCGGCGAGATAGGCCGGAGCCGGCGGAGAGAAGAGCCCCTGGACGACCCCCTGCGCGATTCCACAGCACCACACCGCGATCATCACCCAGCGGGCGCCGCGAGTCGCGAGACCTGCCGCACCGGTGCCGCTCGGGATCACCGTGGCCATGACAGCATCACCTCCGTCCCCGCGCTCGGCGCGGAGTCGATGAGGGCGAGCCCTCCGACCTCCTCGACGCGCTGGAGGATGCTGTCCCGCACGCCGAGCCGCTCCGACGGCACCTCAGCCGTCAGGAAGCCGATGCCATCGTCTCGGATGCTGACGCGGATCCGTCCCCGCCCGACCACGGCGTCGAGCATGATCCGTTCTGCCTCGGCGTGGCGCCGCGCGTTTCGCAGTGCTTCGGCGGAGGCGGCCGAGAACGCCCGCACCACCCACGCGGGAAGCACTCCCCCTCGATCGTCGATGAGGAGCTCGACCGCGGAGAAACGCGCGGCGCGCAGTCGGATCTCCTCGGCGGCCTCCGCGCTGCTCATCTCCGTCGCCGACTCGTCAGGGTCGACGGAGTCTCGGAGCACCAGCAGAGCGTGAGCCGCCTCGTCCTGCAGCTCTCGCGGCGCCTCCCCACGGAACAGGGCAGCGGCGGCGAGCACCGAGAGCACTTCGTCGTGCACGAGTCGTTGGAGTTCTGCGTTGCGCTCGGCCTCGGCCTCTTCGAGCGCCTGTCGTTCTGCCGCGAGACGGGACTCCTCCTCCAGCCGTCGCAGTTGAGCCACGCGTCCGCGGATACCGATGAAGAGCACCACGAACCCGATGTTGCTGATGTGAATGGGTGTAGCCACGGCGACCACCTCGGGGACTGCGCCGGTGAACAGCCACGCCGAGATTGCGACCGACAGTCCGGAGAAGACCGCGAGAGCGATCGCGGCGACGGGACGGACGACGAGGACGAGCAGCGTCACCGATCCCGGCTCGATCATCCACACCCAGGGAACCACGCCTTCCGGCGGGCCTGAATACGCGAGGAAAGACGTCAGCTGCAGCGTGATCACGGCTGCCGGGATCGCGGCCCACAAGACGCGCAGCGCATGCATCGGCAGTACGCGTCCCATGATCGCGAGAGACACGAACAGTGCGATACACACCCACGATGCGGCCTGCCACCATGTCGCGAAGACGTTCTGCTGCGCGAAGAAGAGCGGAGCCGCCTGGCCGATCGCGCCGAGGATCGACCCCAACGAGATCAACCATCCGACCTGACGGTCGGTGCGGGGGTCGGACACGCGCTGGCGCGAAGGCCGATTCGGCATCAGCTACCTCCTGTCACGCTCCCCGCGCTCATCATCCTGCATCCGGGCCGCGCAACCAATATGCAATCCGCGCGTGCGTCGTCGCTCCGAGCGCACGCTTCCCTTGTGGTCACGGGCGCGAGTGGGTTGCGGGGGTAGCCTCGGACTGTGAGCGGTGCATCGACGATCCTGAGACAGTTCGGGCCGATGGTGTACCTCCCCACCGTGCTCTTCTCGCTCGGCGAAGGGGCGGTGATCCCGCTGATCCCGGTGATCGCGGCACGCATGGGTGCCGATGTGGCGTTCGCCGCGCTGGTCGCCTCCGCTCTCGTGGTGGGTCAGCTGTGCGGCAATCTGCCGGCGGGGTGGGCCGTGGCCCGCATCGGCGAGCGCTTCACGATGGTGATCGCGGGCGTGATCTCCATGGTCGCCGGTGCCGGCATGATCTTCGCGCCGTCGATCGGGGTGCTCACGGCATCCGTCTTCCTGCTGGGCTTCTGCGCCGCGGCCTTCGGCCTGGCCCGTCACGCGTTCATGACCACTCGCGTGCCCCCGGCGTTCCGTGCCCGCGCGCTCTCGTTGCTGGGCGGCAGCTTCCGTCTCGGCATCTTCATCGGACCGTTCGTCGCCGCAGGTCTCCTGCAGCTCTTCGGCACCGAAGAGGCCGCGATCTGGTTCTTCCTCGGGTGCCTGGTGTTCATGGTGCTGTTGGTGTTGTTCGGCCCCGACCCGGAGAAGACGATCCCGGCCATCACGCGCGCCTCGTCCGCGCACTATGCCGAGGACTCGGGCGAGGCGGTGAGCGGGGCGATCCCGACCATCGAGCGTGCCGGCATCTTCCGCACGATGTGGCGCCAGCGCTCCGTACTTGGCAGACTCGGGCTGGCGGCGGCGTCGTTGTCGGCCGTGCGCTCGGCTCGCCAGGTCGTGCTGCCGCTGTGGGGTCTGTCGCTCGGGCTCGACGCATCGACGATCGCCCTCGTGGTGGGCGTCTCGGGTGCGATCGATTTCGCCCTGTTCTACGCCAGCGGGCAGGTGATGGACCGCTTCGGAAGGCTCTGGGCGGCGATGCCGGCCATGGTCCTGATGGGTGTCGGATTCCTCGCCCTGTCGGTGACCCACGATGGTGATGCGGCGGTGCTCTGGTATGGGATGTTCGCGGCGATGCTCGGCGTGGGCAACGGTCTCTCCAGCGGCATCCTGCTCACCCTCGGTGCGGACGTTGCGCCGAAGCGTGAGCCCGCCGCCTTCCTGGGGTCGTGGCGCACGCTGACGGATGCCGGTGGCGCCGCGGCGCCTCTTCTCGTCTCGGGGATCATCGCCGTGTCATCGCTGCCCATCGCCGCTGCCGCCATGGGCGTGGTCGGCCTCGTCGGCGCCCTCGGGTTCCTGCGATGGATCCCCCGCTTCGTGCCGCGACCGAAGCCCGAGGGCGGCGGGAACTAGCCCACGATAAATCGGTGCTCCTCGATGTGGGTGGTCGACAGACCGAACCAGATCACCAGGAACGGGGCGAGCGCGAAGAGCGACACGATCGCGGCGATCACCCAGAGCGAGATCTGCTTGCTTCGCGAGTGACGCAGCCTGGTGCCACGAGAGGCCAACGCCACCAGGAGTGGAGCACCGAAGAAGAGCCATCCCGCCGCAACCTCGAGCACGACCCAGAGCGCATACAACCAGTCGAACGACGTCCGAATGTCAGAATTCGTTGTTGTAGCGGCATTGCGTCGAGCGGCTCTCCCGCTCGCTCGGTTCGTGTTCATCGCTGACGCCTACCCGCCCACCTGCCACGACGAAGTCACACCTTTGTTCGTGATCGCATAGTGAAGACCGATGTTCAGCGTCACGGGGAATCCCTTGATGAGGGCGTTCAGATCGAAGCGCTCGACTGCGTCAGCCTTCGTCGATGGTCCGGGGCGATTGCATTTGACGCCCGAAACGGTGCCACCGTACTGCCATCCTCCCGGCACGTGACAGGAGTGCTTTCCAGTGAGACCCCTGTACGTGCTGACCCAGGCTTTGGTCCCGTCCCAATAGGTCGTTCCTGTATGAATCTCGACGACGAGTAGAGCGGAGTAGGAGTGCTTCCACGTCGCGCCATGGACTGATCCGGCGGCAGCCTTCGACACGAAAGACTCGGCCTCCGTCGAACTCATTCCGAGCTCTCTGGCCACCGCGGTCGCTTCTCCCTCGCCCAGGGTGAACCGCCGTTCGGAGATCGTCTCGGTGCCGGTGCACAGCTGCCGCTTGCCAGCTGAGATCTGTTCCGCCGATGCCGTCCTCATCGCATCGTCAACGATGCCCTCGCAACCGGTCAGCATTACCCCGTTGGAGGTGATGGTCGGCCCGCTCGACGCGGTCTGCAGCGACCCGCGACGCGCATCGCCAGGGAGCTCGGCTCCGGCAGCAGCACAGACCGGCGCAAGGACAAGAGGCAGAGCGATGAAAAGCATGAGCGGGGCGAGTCCACGTCGGTATCGAATCAGCATTGCGTATCTCCTATCGTCTAATCGCTTCAAGCAAGCAATCACGTCTTGATTAGGAAGATACTCATATGACGACATTTTGTTATGTTTTGAGTACTAATCCCCTACATCTAGTAGGCATACATGACTAAGGGCACCAAGCTCCTCGATGTGGAGCACGACGTCACCGGAGACGAGTCGATGGCCCCCGTAATCGGCACCCGTGCTCGCAAATCAGCGCGGTTCGACGTGGCCGAGGCGTACCAGGCTGCGCACCCCATCACGGCGGACTCGGCAGCGACGCTCGCATACG
The sequence above is drawn from the Candidatus Microbacterium colombiense genome and encodes:
- a CDS encoding MFS transporter → MVYLPTVLFSLGEGAVIPLIPVIAARMGADVAFAALVASALVVGQLCGNLPAGWAVARIGERFTMVIAGVISMVAGAGMIFAPSIGVLTASVFLLGFCAAAFGLARHAFMTTRVPPAFRARALSLLGGSFRLGIFIGPFVAAGLLQLFGTEEAAIWFFLGCLVFMVLLVLFGPDPEKTIPAITRASSAHYAEDSGEAVSGAIPTIERAGIFRTMWRQRSVLGRLGLAAASLSAVRSARQVVLPLWGLSLGLDASTIALVVGVSGAIDFALFYASGQVMDRFGRLWAAMPAMVLMGVGFLALSVTHDGDAAVLWYGMFAAMLGVGNGLSSGILLTLGADVAPKREPAAFLGSWRTLTDAGGAAAPLLVSGIIAVSSLPIAAAAMGVVGLVGALGFLRWIPRFVPRPKPEGGGN